A single region of the Acidobacteriota bacterium genome encodes:
- a CDS encoding type II secretion system protein GspG, with product MRALFAVLIVVAMFLPTAALGDEPSRDQLLDEAIALIGVERLVHSIVDITTRDLYRFEIPEERLSRMTEEELAGYEANVEQQRRFQDAYREILKRDLSTREIEKEVIRPLLDRTYSTAELRELVAFLKSDSGVTTAALLPELTAGWLTHPSGIFRRASVGAVPKAEEAVRTDRQRARWTMADMRSIATATEAWAVDHGRYPAAGSVEELALLLSPTYIKGMSHEDRWGNPFHYSVSEDGMHYRVVSSGSDGQLEWDSDMISRERVTEQRAMLNWEADIIYENGTFIQYPLESRPGGKPKRQKQ from the coding sequence ATGCGCGCTCTCTTTGCGGTCCTCATCGTGGTCGCGATGTTCCTGCCGACGGCGGCTCTGGGCGACGAGCCCTCGCGCGACCAGCTTCTCGACGAAGCGATTGCCCTGATCGGCGTCGAGCGACTCGTTCATTCGATCGTCGACATCACGACTCGCGATCTCTACCGATTCGAGATTCCGGAGGAGAGGCTGAGCAGAATGACCGAGGAGGAGTTGGCGGGATATGAGGCCAATGTCGAACAGCAGAGACGCTTCCAGGATGCGTATCGGGAAATCCTGAAGAGAGACCTCAGCACCCGGGAAATCGAGAAAGAGGTGATCCGGCCGTTGCTCGATCGAACCTATTCGACGGCCGAACTACGCGAGCTCGTCGCGTTCCTGAAATCGGATTCAGGAGTCACGACCGCTGCCCTTCTGCCGGAACTGACCGCCGGCTGGCTGACGCACCCTTCCGGGATTTTTCGGAGGGCGTCCGTGGGAGCCGTGCCGAAAGCGGAGGAAGCGGTGCGCACCGACCGTCAGCGAGCCCGTTGGACGATGGCCGACATGCGTTCCATCGCAACTGCGACGGAAGCCTGGGCCGTCGATCACGGACGCTATCCCGCTGCCGGTTCGGTCGAAGAGCTGGCGCTGCTGCTGAGCCCGACGTACATAAAGGGAATGTCGCACGAGGACCGATGGGGAAACCCGTTCCACTACTCCGTATCCGAGGATGGAATGCATTACCGCGTCGTGAGCAGCGGTTCCGATGGTCAGCTCGAATGGGACAGCGACATGATCTCCAGGGAGCGGGTGACTGAACAGCGCGCGATGCTGAACTGGGAGGCCGACATCATCTACGAGAACGGGACCTTCATTCAGTACCCGCTGGAGTCCCGACCCGGAGGAAAGCCGAAGCGACAGAAGCAGTGA